One window of the Lactococcus lactis genome contains the following:
- a CDS encoding DEAD/DEAH box helicase yields MSRMMPARVRSEGIALYAKGFLNDPIETDFKLTAEIDGEEVSYDLDGAQDSCTCAVFQQNHRYCKHIAAIEEYLKNQDKGSQETKDKEIKGAERALFGENVAFLDAVNGETQLNFNTDQYSIEVQIEDNSQLYDYFSMDYFLYFDLKLRSKNLGRSYVIKDIPYFLRALKNYSQYSLGSLHYIDLFFDNFDEASQEFLTFLLKIDSKSDEALTKSLYIKNGRYLNIPFLFLEEAMDLVSALENYQLQITGRTVNYFTFIALDNDSEIFKFKVESQQDYIELKLYSEDYHNFYDYSLLYANNVFYKLNQEQRRLLLVLDKQFAKKSQIKFSYADKDKLAQALQQLSTLGEIEAPDHFVVRPFDAKFTFDLLEDQTISLAMTFDYGSFSIDSFHDLETLEFSRDLRKEQKIFALMERLQFAKAFNSSLNIPENLSENFFLKILPAFQKLGQIELSPTLRNMRMDEVPEIHIDSQGGLLDISFDIPQVEDGEFANVIAKLQENAEFYISESGKFYHFNEKFDRLKAALNELDDQFVIQGSSLHVNINRSFQISKIFENIGGASFSEKFKSLYQHLTHPEEFPYEKPEHIKASLRSYQETGVRWMSMLSHYNLGGILADDMGLGKTVQAITFILSNLKKDESVLITAPASLTYNWASEFEKFTDEIDFAVIDGTKAERSKEIQEKHQIYITSYGSFLKDFEDYQDKKLNYLLLDEAQVVKNYSSKTNKSLSALNVEHTFALSGTPLENRIEEIWAIFQVVMPGFLPKREKFNKMEPSVISRLIQPFIMRRKKEDVLEELPEKMEITVYNQLADDQKVIYLAQLELMQKQVLEMDSAALSRSRIEILAGITRLRQICNTPALFMDDYKGSSGKLERLRELLAQIKDSGHRPLIFSQFTKVFPHIEKLMEEQEMTAYKLTGSTPIKDRLSMVQAFNAGSRDAFLVSLKAGGVGLNLTSADVVILVDLWWNPAVEEQAIARAHRMGQKNTVEVICLITKGTIEEKIMEIQERKKDLIANVLEGDTVDKVLSEAEIREILGV; encoded by the coding sequence ATGAGTAGAATGATGCCGGCACGAGTGCGAAGTGAGGGAATCGCCCTCTATGCGAAAGGCTTCTTAAATGACCCAATTGAAACTGATTTTAAACTAACAGCAGAAATTGATGGTGAAGAGGTAAGTTATGACCTAGATGGCGCGCAAGATAGTTGTACTTGTGCAGTCTTTCAACAAAACCACCGCTATTGCAAACATATTGCAGCGATAGAAGAGTATCTAAAAAATCAAGATAAAGGAAGTCAGGAAACAAAAGACAAAGAAATCAAAGGAGCTGAACGAGCGCTTTTTGGTGAAAATGTTGCTTTTTTAGATGCTGTAAATGGTGAGACACAATTAAATTTCAATACAGACCAATACTCTATCGAAGTTCAAATTGAGGATAATAGTCAGCTTTATGATTATTTTTCAATGGATTATTTTTTGTATTTTGATTTAAAATTAAGAAGTAAAAATTTGGGCCGCTCATACGTTATTAAAGATATTCCTTATTTTCTACGTGCTTTAAAAAATTATAGTCAGTATTCTTTGGGTTCTCTACACTATATTGACCTCTTTTTTGATAATTTTGATGAAGCAAGTCAAGAATTTTTAACTTTTCTTTTAAAAATTGATAGTAAATCCGATGAAGCACTTACCAAATCCTTATATATTAAAAATGGGCGTTATCTTAATATTCCATTTTTATTCCTTGAAGAAGCAATGGACTTAGTTTCAGCTTTAGAGAATTATCAACTTCAGATTACAGGTAGAACGGTCAATTATTTTACATTTATAGCCCTTGATAATGATTCGGAGATTTTTAAATTTAAGGTTGAAAGTCAGCAAGATTATATCGAGTTGAAACTCTACAGTGAGGATTATCATAATTTTTATGATTATTCACTTCTTTATGCCAATAATGTATTTTATAAACTCAATCAAGAACAACGGCGTCTGCTCCTTGTTTTAGATAAGCAATTTGCTAAAAAATCACAAATTAAATTTTCATATGCTGATAAGGATAAATTAGCTCAGGCTCTTCAACAATTATCAACTTTGGGAGAGATTGAAGCGCCAGACCATTTTGTTGTCAGACCTTTTGATGCTAAATTTACTTTTGATTTGTTGGAAGATCAGACCATTAGTTTGGCAATGACTTTTGATTATGGAAGTTTCTCAATAGATAGTTTCCACGATTTAGAAACCCTAGAATTTTCAAGAGATTTGCGTAAAGAGCAAAAGATTTTTGCACTGATGGAACGTTTGCAGTTTGCTAAGGCTTTTAATTCGTCATTAAATATTCCAGAAAATTTATCAGAGAATTTCTTTTTGAAAATCTTACCTGCTTTTCAAAAACTTGGTCAGATTGAACTATCGCCAACTTTAAGAAATATGAGAATGGATGAAGTTCCTGAAATTCATATTGATAGTCAGGGAGGACTCTTAGATATTTCCTTTGATATTCCTCAGGTTGAAGATGGTGAATTTGCAAATGTTATTGCAAAATTACAAGAAAATGCTGAATTTTATATCAGTGAAAGTGGGAAATTTTATCATTTTAATGAAAAATTTGACCGCTTGAAAGCTGCATTAAACGAACTTGACGACCAATTTGTTATTCAAGGAAGCAGTTTACATGTTAATATTAATCGAAGTTTCCAAATTTCTAAAATATTTGAAAATATTGGTGGAGCTTCCTTCTCTGAAAAATTTAAATCACTCTATCAACACTTGACGCATCCTGAAGAGTTTCCTTACGAGAAACCAGAACATATTAAGGCTTCCTTGCGTTCTTATCAGGAAACGGGTGTTCGCTGGATGAGTATGCTCTCTCATTATAATTTGGGAGGAATTCTTGCTGATGACATGGGATTAGGTAAAACGGTTCAAGCGATTACTTTTATTCTTTCTAATCTGAAAAAAGATGAGAGTGTTCTAATTACCGCACCAGCTAGTCTTACTTATAACTGGGCAAGTGAATTTGAAAAATTTACTGATGAGATTGATTTTGCTGTTATTGACGGGACAAAAGCCGAGCGAAGTAAAGAAATTCAAGAAAAACATCAAATATATATCACAAGTTATGGTAGCTTCTTGAAAGATTTTGAAGACTATCAGGATAAAAAATTGAATTACTTACTTTTGGATGAAGCTCAAGTTGTCAAAAATTATAGTAGTAAAACCAATAAATCACTATCTGCTCTGAATGTTGAACATACCTTTGCCCTTTCAGGAACACCACTAGAAAATCGAATTGAAGAAATTTGGGCCATTTTCCAAGTGGTGATGCCAGGCTTTTTACCAAAACGTGAAAAATTCAATAAGATGGAACCATCTGTTATCTCAAGATTGATTCAGCCTTTCATTATGCGTCGTAAAAAAGAAGATGTGCTTGAAGAACTTCCAGAAAAAATGGAAATTACGGTCTATAACCAATTAGCTGATGATCAAAAAGTAATCTATTTAGCACAACTCGAATTGATGCAAAAACAAGTTTTAGAAATGGATAGTGCGGCTTTATCACGTTCAAGAATTGAAATTCTGGCAGGAATTACACGACTTAGACAAATTTGTAATACACCAGCATTATTTATGGATGACTATAAAGGAAGTTCTGGGAAACTTGAACGTTTACGAGAATTATTGGCCCAAATTAAAGATTCAGGCCATCGTCCTTTGATTTTCTCTCAATTTACAAAAGTTTTTCCACATATTGAAAAATTGATGGAAGAACAAGAAATGACCGCTTATAAACTGACTGGTTCTACTCCAATTAAAGATCGACTTTCAATGGTTCAAGCCTTCAATGCTGGTAGTCGTGATGCTTTCTTAGTTTCACTAAAAGCTGGTGGAGTTGGGCTTAATTTAACCAGTGCTGATGTCGTCATTTTGGTTGATTTGTGGTGGAACCCAGCTGTTGAAGAACAGGCTATTGCGCGTGCCCATCGGATGGGACAAAAAAATACGGTAGAAGTCATTTGCTTGATTACCAAAGGTACAATTGAAGAAAAAATTATGGAAATCCAAGAGCGTAAAAAGGATTTAATTGCTAATGTTTTAGAAGGCGATACAGTGGATAAAGTCCTTAGTGAAGCAGAAATTCGTGAAATTCTTGGAGTATAG